In the genome of Thermoanaerobacterales bacterium, the window CTTTCCAGCCGGAAGAGGTGGCGGGTTACCGAAGTCCTGGAGCGGGCGAAGGCTTAGCAAAGGAGGTGTAGGCCGTGATCCAGGTACAAACGATGCTCAACGCCGCTGACAACACCGGTGCCAAGAAATTGATGTGCATCCGTATCCTCGGCTCCAGCTTCCGGCGCTACGCCTCCATCGGGGACATTATCGTGGCCTCGGTTAAGGAAGCCGCTCCCGGCGGCGTGGTCAAGAAGGGGGACGTCGTCAAGTGCGTGGTCGTCCGGACCAAGAAAGAGGTCCGGCGCCCGGACGGCTCTTACATAAAGTTTGACGAGAACGCGGCCGTGGTCATCAAGGACGACAAGAGCCCGCGCGGAACGCGCATCTTTGGCCCGGTCGCCCGGGAACTAAGGGACA includes:
- the rplN gene encoding 50S ribosomal protein L14, with the protein product MIQVQTMLNAADNTGAKKLMCIRILGSSFRRYASIGDIIVASVKEAAPGGVVKKGDVVKCVVVRTKKEVRRPDGSYIKFDENAAVVIKDDKSPRGTRIFGPVARELRDRDFMKIISLAPEVL